One Mycolicibacterium goodii genomic region harbors:
- the dnaN gene encoding DNA polymerase III subunit beta — protein sequence MATTTAGLTDLKFRVVREDFADAVAWVARNLPTRPTIPVLAGVLLTGTDEGLTISGFDYEVSAEVKVGAEIASAGSVLVSGRLLSDITKALPAKPVEVSVEGTRVSLTCGSARFSLPTLAVEDYPALPALPEETGVISSDLFAEAIGQVAVAAGRDDTLPMLTGIRVEISGESVVLAATDRFRLAVRELTWVTTAGDVEAAVLVPAKTLAEAAKAGTDGNQVHLALGSGASVGKDGLLGIRSEGKRSTTRLLDAEFPKFRQLLPAEHTAVATIGVAELTEAIKRVALVADRGAQIRMEFGDDTLKLSAGADDVGRAEEDLPVDFAGEPLTIAFNPTYLTDGLGSLHSERVTFGFTTPSRPAVLRPASEDDGANGGAGPFPAAKTDYVYLLMPVRLPG from the coding sequence GTGGCGACGACGACGGCTGGGCTGACCGACTTGAAGTTTCGCGTGGTCCGCGAGGACTTCGCGGACGCGGTGGCCTGGGTGGCCCGCAACCTGCCGACCCGGCCGACCATCCCGGTGCTCGCCGGTGTCCTGCTGACCGGGACCGATGAGGGTCTGACCATCTCGGGGTTCGACTACGAGGTCTCGGCCGAGGTCAAGGTCGGTGCTGAAATCGCCTCCGCTGGAAGCGTTTTGGTGTCCGGTCGGCTCCTGTCGGACATCACCAAGGCGCTTCCTGCCAAACCCGTCGAGGTCAGCGTCGAAGGCACCCGGGTGTCGTTGACCTGCGGTAGCGCGCGCTTCTCGCTGCCCACGCTCGCGGTCGAGGATTACCCGGCCCTGCCGGCGCTGCCGGAGGAGACCGGTGTGATCTCGTCGGATCTGTTCGCCGAGGCGATCGGTCAGGTGGCGGTCGCCGCAGGCCGTGACGACACGCTGCCGATGCTCACCGGTATCCGGGTGGAGATCTCAGGCGAGAGCGTGGTGCTCGCCGCCACCGACCGGTTCCGCCTCGCGGTGCGCGAGCTCACCTGGGTGACGACCGCCGGTGACGTCGAGGCGGCGGTGCTGGTGCCGGCCAAGACGCTCGCCGAGGCCGCCAAGGCAGGGACCGACGGCAATCAGGTGCACCTGGCCCTGGGTTCCGGCGCATCGGTCGGCAAGGACGGCCTGCTGGGTATCCGCAGCGAGGGCAAACGGAGCACCACGCGCCTGCTCGACGCCGAATTCCCCAAGTTCCGCCAGCTGCTGCCCGCCGAACACACCGCGGTCGCCACGATCGGCGTGGCAGAACTCACCGAAGCCATCAAACGTGTCGCACTCGTCGCCGACCGTGGCGCCCAGATCCGCATGGAGTTCGGTGACGACACACTGAAGCTGTCGGCGGGTGCCGACGACGTGGGCCGCGCCGAGGAGGACCTGCCGGTCGACTTCGCCGGTGAGCCGCTCACCATCGCCTTCAACCCGACGTATCTCACCGACGGGCTGGGGTCGCTGCACTCCGAGCGCGTGACGTTCGGGTTCACCACGCCGAGCCGGCCTGCGGTGCTGCGGCCCGCGAGCGAGGATGATGGAGCGAACGGTGGCGCGGGTCCGTTCCCCGCCGCCAAGACGGACTACGTGTATCTGCTGATGCCGGTGCGGCTTCCGGGCTGA